The Andrena cerasifolii isolate SP2316 chromosome 14, iyAndCera1_principal, whole genome shotgun sequence genome contains a region encoding:
- the LOC143376719 gene encoding uncharacterized protein LOC143376719 isoform X2 — translation MFKKKENSMTYFLGGTAVGMAAGLLVGKLISKSTTNIQSFEPGIPTRESGTVHKYSQDDNIHNPYFHKNIHCHTRSRSASRYETNSRSEQPVSATSLTKLNDFNGNINYYVPEEKCANVQKISCNNNQLLNMSMENNAGYNLSDEVFPDRKEEEEYNNSRISNTRNAGRKPSCVTQSNSPGSTNTEHKDPSKIINIESVNSSNVKDAKSCSSIEMPETSNDLSSDSHVDDSSVCSNIQNTNNSTTLSKILQSASYRVMCNSISQSNYEEEEWISRSSSSEEFYDADLISSTRENNLGVM, via the exons ATGTTcaagaaaaaggaaaacagcATGACGTACTTTCTCGGCGGCACCGCAGTCGGGATGGCAG CTGGCCTCTTAGTcgggaaattaatttcaaaatcaaCTACGAACATTCAAAGTTTCG AACCTGGAATTCCTACCAGAGAAAGCGGAACTGTACACAAATACTCTCAGGATGATAATATTcataatccatattttcataaaaatatacatTGTCATACGCGGTCTCGAAGCGCGTCTCGATATGAAACTAACAGCCGTTCAGAACAACCGGTATCTGCAACTTCTTTGACAAAATTAAACGATTTCAACGGTAATATCAACTACTACGTTCCCGAAGAGAAATGTGCAAATGTACAGAAGATTTCTTGCAATAATAATCAGCTACTTAATATGAGCATGGAAAACAACGCTGGATATAATTTGTCTGATGAAGTTTTCCCGGATCGTAAGGAAGAGGAGGAATATAATAACTCTCGTATCTCTAACACCCGAAATGCAGGACGTAAACCATCGTGTGTAACTCAATCGAACAGTCCTGGTTCAACAAATACGGAGCATAAAGATCcttcgaagataataaatatcgAAAGCGTGAACAGTTCTAACGTAAAAGATGCGAAAAGCTGTAGTAGCATAGAAATGCCAGAAACGTCTAACGATTTGTCTAGCGACTCCCACGTTGACGATAGCTCTGTTTGCAGCAATATTCAGAACACAAACAATTCTACGACTCTTTCGAAAATATTACAAAGTGCAAGTTACAGAGTCATGTGTAACAGTATTTCACAGTCTAACTATGAAGAGGAAGAATGGATCTCGCGCTCTAGTTCCTCTGAAGAGTTTTACGACGCTGATTTAATATCGTCCACGAGGGAAAATAATTTAGGTGTTATGTAA
- the LOC143376719 gene encoding uncharacterized protein LOC143376719 isoform X1 — MFKKKENSMTYFLGGTAVGMAGNRNFKHSQWIYFLAPDTLIAQFMFIAGLLVGKLISKSTTNIQSFEPGIPTRESGTVHKYSQDDNIHNPYFHKNIHCHTRSRSASRYETNSRSEQPVSATSLTKLNDFNGNINYYVPEEKCANVQKISCNNNQLLNMSMENNAGYNLSDEVFPDRKEEEEYNNSRISNTRNAGRKPSCVTQSNSPGSTNTEHKDPSKIINIESVNSSNVKDAKSCSSIEMPETSNDLSSDSHVDDSSVCSNIQNTNNSTTLSKILQSASYRVMCNSISQSNYEEEEWISRSSSSEEFYDADLISSTRENNLGVM, encoded by the exons ATGTTcaagaaaaaggaaaacagcATGACGTACTTTCTCGGCGGCACCGCAGTCGGGATGGCAGGTAATCGTAACTTTAAACATTCCCAGTGGATATATTTTCTCGCACCGGACACCCTTATTGCACAGTTTATGTTCATAGCTGGCCTCTTAGTcgggaaattaatttcaaaatcaaCTACGAACATTCAAAGTTTCG AACCTGGAATTCCTACCAGAGAAAGCGGAACTGTACACAAATACTCTCAGGATGATAATATTcataatccatattttcataaaaatatacatTGTCATACGCGGTCTCGAAGCGCGTCTCGATATGAAACTAACAGCCGTTCAGAACAACCGGTATCTGCAACTTCTTTGACAAAATTAAACGATTTCAACGGTAATATCAACTACTACGTTCCCGAAGAGAAATGTGCAAATGTACAGAAGATTTCTTGCAATAATAATCAGCTACTTAATATGAGCATGGAAAACAACGCTGGATATAATTTGTCTGATGAAGTTTTCCCGGATCGTAAGGAAGAGGAGGAATATAATAACTCTCGTATCTCTAACACCCGAAATGCAGGACGTAAACCATCGTGTGTAACTCAATCGAACAGTCCTGGTTCAACAAATACGGAGCATAAAGATCcttcgaagataataaatatcgAAAGCGTGAACAGTTCTAACGTAAAAGATGCGAAAAGCTGTAGTAGCATAGAAATGCCAGAAACGTCTAACGATTTGTCTAGCGACTCCCACGTTGACGATAGCTCTGTTTGCAGCAATATTCAGAACACAAACAATTCTACGACTCTTTCGAAAATATTACAAAGTGCAAGTTACAGAGTCATGTGTAACAGTATTTCACAGTCTAACTATGAAGAGGAAGAATGGATCTCGCGCTCTAGTTCCTCTGAAGAGTTTTACGACGCTGATTTAATATCGTCCACGAGGGAAAATAATTTAGGTGTTATGTAA
- the Fbw5 gene encoding F-box and WD repeat domain containing 5, which yields MEMIDSLTENQENSDEDAATSEDRSDCLSETFEGNANWCYMSDSILLNIFKYLTPKELTIAGEVCRSWHRVSRDEFLWKDLFYQIYKIDPDIGIKPGKSSWLEEFKRLTYHIPLVETEVLKAHSHQVLHVSFSHNGKMFATCSKDAYIFVWDSQYPVGIKYLRDMKTFNWKYTQYSQFNSSDTLLLVSGVHFGTPLSTLGEIAVFRLAPGFNLQCRVSNKPYDIFGTWYSEHYLLNGNLFWLAHLVTTSVLWLNKANQETSSEHVPIMSQLFRFYNGNASSIRTIMVANCLTPEQAESEEQQSEPSSSDEKEEKGNPPSHKDISSTSSNDAIQHQEEPVLLRHASSRLQYNTLEGIFMNWEKLGDDFEYANPIQYNQEYRQVEMEKKVQGSEKDDENESTQWDEDNEPDDLPLEDDTDELTNSCDKYLIFTTGSKTYTPHQVGFKRIKNIKFPTRLVSEPSLRERFAERERERGLLNFNANWMNYESVADKFDKVDHVIDLHGHIIGMGLSPDHRYLYVNTRPWPRGYVITSPLQPPPIAQEIDIHVIDLVTLKQVGTMLRAHKAYTPNNECFFIFLDVCDEYVASGAEDKHGYLWDRYYGVCLAKLPHSDVVNSVAFNPRDPEMLVTTSDDYTVKVWRSRAMVQALGSNKDAFRRGMEVRNRRKFHRSSCNID from the exons ATGGAAATGATCGACAGCCTGACGGAGAATCAGGAGAATAGCGACGAGGATGCGGCCACGTCCGAGGACAGGAGCGACTGCTTGTCGGAAACGTTCGAGGGAAACGCGAACTGGTGCTACATGTCCGACTCCATTCTCCTCAATATCTTTAAATACCTGACACCGAAGGAACTGACAATCGCTGGGGAGGTGTGCAGGTCATGGCACAGAGTGTCTCGCGACGAGTTCCTCTGGAAAGATTTGTTCTACCAGATCTATAAAATAGACCCGGATATCGGCATTAAGCCAG GGAAATCTTCTTGGTTAGAAGAATTTAAACGTTTAACGTATCATATACCGCTTGTAGAAACAGAAGTACTTAAAGCACATTCTCATCAAGTATTACATGTTAGCTTCTCGCACAATGGGAAAATGTTCGCAACATGTTCAAAAGATGCATATATTTTT GTCTGGGATAGCCAATATCCTGTCGGCATAAAGTATCTCCGCGACATGAAAACATTTAATTGGAAGTACACGCAATATTCGCAGTTCAATTCCTCCGATACCTTATTACTCGTCTCTGGCGTACATTTTGGAACTCCTCTTAGTACTCTAGGAGAAATAGCAGTATTTAGACTAGCAC CTGGCTTTAATCTCCAATGTAGAGTCTCGAATAAACCCTACGACATATTCGGTACATGGTATAGCGAACATTATCTTCTAAACGGAAACCTGTTTTGGTTGGCTCATCTGGTTACGACTAGCGTCCTTTGGCTTAATAAGGCAAATCAGGAGACATCTAGCGAACATGTACCTATCATGTCGCAACTTTTTAG GTTTTACAATGGGAACGCGTCGTCGATTCGGACGATCATGGTAGCCAATTGCTTGACACCTGAACAGGCAGAGTCCGAAGAACAACAGAGCGAGCCTTCGTCCTCCGATgagaaagaagaaaaggggAATCCACCGAGTCATAAAGACATTTCATCTACCTCTTCTAACGATGCCATTCAACATCAGGAAGAACCAGTTCTTCTTCGACACGCGTCGTCTAGATTACA ATATAACACGTTGGAAGGTATATTTATGAATTGGGAAAAGCTTGGCGATGACTTTGAATATGCCAATCCTATACAGTACAATCAAGAATACAGACAAGTGGAAATGGAGAAAAAGGTTCAAGGGAGCGAGAAGGATGATGAGAACGAGAGTACTCAATGGGACGAGGATAACGAGCCCGATG ATTTGCCCTTGGAAGATGATACCGACGAATTGACAAATAGCTGCGACAAGTATCTCATTTTCACAACTGGATCGAAAACTTACACACCGCATCAAGTGGGTTTCAAGAGAATCAAGAATATCAAGTTCCCAACGAGATTGGTCTCGGAGCCGTCGTTGCGTGAAAGATTCGCGGAAAGAGAAAGGGAACGAGGATTACTGAACTTCAATGCTAATTGGATGAATTACGAATCTGTAGCCGATAAATTCGACAAAGTAGATCACGTAATTGACTTACACGGGCATATTATAGGAATGGGACTTTCGCCGGATCATAG atatttatatgtaaatacaAGACCATGGCCGCGGGGTTACGTTATTACAAGCCCGTTACAACCTCCCCCGATAGCTCAAGAGATCGACATACACGTAATTGATTTAGTAACACTGAAACAAGTTGGTACCATGCTAAGAGCTCACAAGGCTTACACGCCGAATAACGAATGTTTCTTCATCTTCCTCGATGTGTGCGACGAATACGTAGCAAG CGGTGCCGAAGACAAGCACGGGTATCTTTGGGACAGATATTACGGGGTATGTTTAGCCAAGCTCCCCCATTCTGATGTCGTTAATTCCGTTGCCTTCAATCCGCGTGATCCCGAAATGTTGGTAACTACTAGTGACGATTATACCGTTAAAGTCTGGCGTAGTCGAGCCATGGTACAGGCACTGGGATCAAACAAAGACGCTTTCCGTAGAGGTATGGAAGTACGAAATAGACGCAAGTTTCATAGAAGTAGTTGTAACATCGATTGA
- the LOC143376724 gene encoding E3 ubiquitin-protein ligase PPP1R11-like isoform X2 — protein sequence MDRSMMSEQSAPQTQTETVLETDVTDSGSQDVAPTVRLRLRKPKCNKKVQWTQGTVDNEHMNKKKSKCCCIYEKPRSFGESSSEESEDECEHCHGHKDAHKKVLHHNAEPPKEEIPSSAA from the exons ATGGATAGGTCAATGATGTCCGAGCAATCGGCACCTCAGACCCAAACGGAAACCGTTTTGGAAACGGATGTCACAGACTCTGGATCTCAG GATGTGGCACCAACTGTTCGACTACGCCTCAGAAAaccaaaatgtaataaaaaagttCAGTGGACTCAAGGTACTGTGGACAACGAACACATGAATAAGAAGAAATCTAAAT GTTGTTGCATTTACGAAAAGCCACGAAGCTTCGGTGAAAGTAGTTCCGAAGAGAGTGAGGATGAATGCGAGCATTGCCATGGACACAAAGATGCCCATAAAAAGGTTCTACACCATAACGCAGAACCACCTAAGGAAGAAATACCTTCTAGCGCTG CATGA
- the LOC143376724 gene encoding E3 ubiquitin-protein ligase PPP1R11-like isoform X1 produces MDRSMMSEQSAPQTQTETVLETDVTDSGSQDVAPTVRLRLRKPKCNKKVQWTQGTVDNEHMNKKKSKCCCIYEKPRSFGESSSEESEDECEHCHGHKDAHKKVLHHNAEPPKEEIPSSAE; encoded by the exons ATGGATAGGTCAATGATGTCCGAGCAATCGGCACCTCAGACCCAAACGGAAACCGTTTTGGAAACGGATGTCACAGACTCTGGATCTCAG GATGTGGCACCAACTGTTCGACTACGCCTCAGAAAaccaaaatgtaataaaaaagttCAGTGGACTCAAGGTACTGTGGACAACGAACACATGAATAAGAAGAAATCTAAAT GTTGTTGCATTTACGAAAAGCCACGAAGCTTCGGTGAAAGTAGTTCCGAAGAGAGTGAGGATGAATGCGAGCATTGCCATGGACACAAAGATGCCCATAAAAAGGTTCTACACCATAACGCAGAACCACCTAAGGAAGAAATACCTTCTAGCGCTG AATGA
- the LOC143376716 gene encoding succinyl-CoA:glutarate CoA-transferase: protein MYAFWSKCAIKTRLLSSACNIRNLRDFSATTEECRSPLSGIRVLDLTRIVAGPYCTMILGDLGAEILKIERPGGGDEARKWGPPFLKGTQESTYFLSVNRNKKSICIDLKQGKDVIYELAKKSDVLIENYVPGKLKKLGLGYEDISKIAPHLVYCSLTGYGYKGPYANRPGYDVIAASIGGLLHITGAKDGPPCKVGVAVTDLATGLYAHGAIITALYQRMKTNRGQWIQCNLLATQVASLINIGSSYLNANKEAVRWGSEHESIVPYEAFPTKDGYMTVGTGSDTQFIDLVKRMRLMELLDCEKFKSNTSRVQNRDELLEILRREFKKKGNKSWAEIFEGSSFPYGPINTIGQVFDDPHVKHIEMVQEIEHSTGKKIKVIGPPVTYSYATNKVRLAPPISGQHTEEILKSVLNYSDDKIQILKKTKVIQ, encoded by the exons ATGTATGCTTTCTGGTCAAAGTGTGCGATAAAGACTAGACTCTTATCAAGTGCGTGTAATATTAGGAATCTGAGGGATTTCTCTGCGACTACCGAAGAATGCAGGTCGCCGCTGTCTGGCATTCGCGTCTTGGATCTGACAAGAATCGTGGCTGGACCTTATTGCACTATGATTCTCGGCGACCTTGGCGCGGAGATCTTGAAGATCGAGAGGCCGGGTGGTGGGGACGAAGCACGGAAATGGGGCCCGCCGTTTCTTAAAGGGACACAGGAATCAACATATTTTCTCAGTGTTAACAGAAACAAAAAGAGCATATGCATTGATTTGAAACAAGGTAAAGATGTCATTTACGAGCTGGCTAAAAAATCCGACGTTTTGATAGAGAATTATGTTCCGgggaaattgaaaaagttaggATTGGGATACGAAGACATTTCCAAGATAGCGCCGCATCTTGTATACTGTTCTTTGACTGGCTACGGATACAAAGGTCCTTACGCTAATAGACCAGGGTACGACGTGATCGCTGCCTCCATCGGAGGGTTATTACACATAACAGGCGCGAAGGATGGGCCACCGTGTAAGGTCGGCGTAGCGGTAACTGACTTGGCCACAGGTTTATACGCTCATGGAGCTATAATAACGGCGTTGTACCAGAGAATGAAAACCAACAGGGGGCAATGGATTCAGTGTAATCTATTAGCGACGCAAGTCGCcagtttaataaatattggTTCTAGTTACTTAAATGCTAATAAAGAAGCAGTGCGCTGGGGTTCAGAGCACGAGAGCATTGTACCTTACGAAGCCTTCCCCACGAAAGATGGGTATATGACTGTCGGGACGGGAAGCGACACGCAATTTATAGACCTAGTTAAAAGAATGCGATTAATGGAGTTGCTCGACTGTGAGAAATTTAAAAGCAATACATCTAGAGTCCAGAACAGAGATGAGTTATTAGAGATACttagaagagaatttaaaaagaaaggtAACAAAAGCTGGGCGGAGATATTCGAAGGCTCCTCTTTCCCGTATGGCCCAATAAATACGATAGGACAG GTTTTCGACGATCCTCATGTGAAGCACATAGAAATGGTACAAGAAATAGAACATTCCACGGGGAAGAAGATTAAAGTTATCGGTCCTCCTGTGACTTACAGTTACGCTACAAATAAAGTTAGATTAGCACCTCCCATTTCAGGGCAGCACactgaagaaatattgaaaagtgttttaaacTATTCTGACGATAAGATACAAATTTTGAAGAAGACTAAAGTTATACAATAG